One region of Oncorhynchus mykiss isolate Arlee chromosome 8, USDA_OmykA_1.1, whole genome shotgun sequence genomic DNA includes:
- the nyap2b gene encoding neuronal tyrosine-phosphorylated phosphoinositide-3-kinase adapter 2 isoform X2, protein MGSMTMPPPPERMPVPPYLACGPGFAVRSQSLHSVGGGSNGGGEEEVGSPTSRKQPPPKPRRDPATKLSISSETVDHSPTLVCRGCRANPDSCDAPQGCGEDCKRVPPPKPRRNPNTQLSTSFDESYIRKHGGCKGHSPSAEREHNPSPPSDESPSHHSDSDEPVYIEMGASVGGGGQTEAPRSEDEEPDESVYEEMKYPLLDDMDYRWDPPGCRSACPTPAPLDPEPLSRCSTPRNIPLCDIPAPFPNLLTHRPPLLVFPPSPAQCSPNSDESPLTPLDALTKLPMMDNPGAYSKSPTSSSEPPLAHLRRELTATPTLTVSGRSSAPPLPCTLYKSSASSTHGYQRSHSACPSPVSMGRCLTPLSLMRAPPFDAPIPFPGGLPRSASATPHGKGSPPQDCVAGGRLHGSMQNVSTGRSRTPTSPLDELTNLFTAGRNMMKKNTSGRKSKEPGETESKCKPNSESKRDGKERHSHSKESKRESKESKRESKERSKESSSHRRDTKDRGCSSAEPLPMKRDSRDRGCNSVEPLPMTRDSKDRGCTSIEPPPVRRDSKDRGCNNIELMPRRNSKDRSVHCMEPLLRQDSKDSPRNGVESRPDSKERLSHQNPPELLPRQDSKDRTRNEMDSRHDSKERIDQPPELLPRQNCKDSPRNGLECRRNSKDRDRASYGLESRQEGKERSYNGMELLPRQDIKESARHGLEARRDSKDRSCNGSELPPRRDSYGKSANVVDPRRDKDRVGYSSDVLPRRDSRDRGTYNFEQSKAQEKNGVSGQQSSTATPTRHGRPAGSPPMMLGTGNTELKPALPKYGRSFSAPVTPSPLGTPQRQAPEAQVPQMPWMCGDSTMLEQIERKRTLCMEIRSRQRPPDRNHPDRNLCKQKNNGAKKIQPPPYPTQTTVFWDTAI, encoded by the exons ATGGGCTCCATGACAATGCCACCCCCCCCGGAGCGCATGCCCGTGCCCCCCTATCTTGCTTGCGGGCCAGGCTTCGCTGTGCGCTCCCAGTCCCTACACTCGGTGGGTGGGGGCAGTAATGGCGGTGGGGAGGAGGAAGTGGGCAGCCCCACGTCCCGCAAGCAGCCCCCACCCAAACCCAGGAGGGACCCGGCTACCAAGTTGAGCATTTCCTCTGAGACAGTGGACCACAGCCCCACCTTGGTCTGTAGGGGCTGCAGGGCCAATCCGGACAGTTGTGATG CGCCACAAGGCTGCGGCGAAGACTGCAAGAGGGTCCCTCCCCCCAAACCCAGGAGGAATCCCAACACCCAGCTGAGCACCTCCTTCGATGAGTCCTACATCAGGAAGCACGGAGGCTGCAAGGGTCACTCCCCCTCTGCGGAGCGCGAGCACAACCCCTCGCCGCCGAGCGACGAGAGCCCCAGCCACCACTCCGACTCGGATGAGCCCGTCTACATCGAGATGGGCGCCAGTGTTGGGGGCGGGGGGCAAACAGAGGCGCCCAGGAGTGAGGACGAGGAGCCGGACGAGTCGGTGTATGAGGAGATGAAGTACCCCCTCCTGGATGACATGGACTACCGCTGGGACCCCCCGGGATGCCGCTCCGCCTGCCCCACCCCGGCACCACTGGACCCTGAGCCCCTCAGCCGCTGCTCCACTCCGCGCAACATCCCCCTCTGCGACATTCCCGCGCCCTTCCCCAACCTGCTAACCCACCGGCCGCCTCTCCTGGTGTTCCCCCCTTCACCAGCCCAGTGCTCGCCAAACTCAGACGAGTCCCCGCTCACACCTCTGGATGCACTGACCAAACTGCCCATGATGGACAACCCCGGTGCCTACAGCAAGTCACCCACCTCCTCTTCCGAGCCCCCCTTGGCGCACCTACGCCGGGAGCTGACCGCCACGCCCACCCTGACCGTGTCGGGTCGCTCGTCGGCCCCGCCCCTGCCCTGCACCCTCTACAAGTCCTCGGCCTCCTCGACCCACGGCTATCAGCGCAGCCACTCAGCCTGCCCCTCGCCCGTCAGCATGGGCCGCTGCCTAACTCCCCTCAGCCTGATGCGTGCGCCACCCTTCGACGCCCCCATTCCCTTTCCAGGCGGGCTGCCGCGCAGTGCCTCTGCCACGCCCCACGGAAAGGGCTCGCCGCCCCAGGACTGCGTTGCCGGGGGCAGGCTGCATGGGTCAATGCAGAACGTGTCGACGGGGCGCTCACGCACACCGACCAGCCCCCTGGACGAGCTGACCAACCTGTTCACCGCCGGTAGGAACATGATGAAGAAGAACACCAGCGGAAGGAAGTCGAAGGAGCCCGGGGAGA CCGAGTCCAAGTGTAAGCCGAACAGCGAGTCCAAACGTGACGGCAAGGAGCGGCACAGTCACAGCAAGGAGTCCAAACGGGAGAGCAAGGAGTCCAAACGGGAGAGTAAGGAACGTAGCAAAGAGTCGTCTTCTCACAGACGCGACACCAAGGACAGGGGCTGTAGCAGTGCTGAACCCCTGCCTATGAAACGGGACAGCAGAGACCGGGGTTGTAATAGTGTGGAGCCCTTGCCTATGACAAGAGACAGTAAAGATAGGGGTTGCACTAGTATTGAGCCCCCGCCTGTCAGACGGGACAGCAAGGACAGGGGCTGCAATAACATAGAATTGATGCCAAGGCGCAATAGCAAAGACAGAAGTGTCCACTGCATGGAGCCTTTACTAAGGCAGGACAGTAAAGACTCTCCCCGGAATGGTGTGGAGTCCAGACCAGACAGCAAAGAAAGGCTCAGCCACCAGAACCCACCGGAACTTCTACCCAGGCAAGATAGCAAAGACCGAACCAGGAACGAAATGGATTCGAGACATGACAGCAAAGAACGAATTGATCAGCCACCGGAGCTCCTACCCAGACAAAATTGCAAAGATTCACCCAGAAATGGCCTTGAGTGTAGACGTAATAGCAAAGACCGAGACAGGGCGAGCTACGGCCTGGAGTCTAGACAAGAGGGCAAAGAACGAAGTTACAATGGAATGGAGCTCTTACCCCGACAGGACATCAAAGAGTCCGCCAGACATGGCCTTGAAGCCAGGCGTGACAGCAAGGACAGAAGCTGCAATGGCTCAGAACTGCCCCCCCGGCGCGATAGCTATGGCAAGAGTGCCAATGTGGTAGATCCTAGGCGCGACAAAGACCGGGTGGGTTACAGCTCAGATGTCTTGCCCAGGCGTGATAGCAGAGATAGGGGGACCTACAACTTTGAGCAATCAAAAGCACAAGAGAAGAACGGTGTATCAGGGCAACAGTCATCAACGGCCACACCAACTCGGCATGGAAGACCTGCTGGCAGTCCGCCAATGATGTTGGGAACTGGCAATACAG AACTGAAACCAGCACTTCCGAAGTATGGCCGCTCCTTCTCTGCCCCAGTTACACCCTCTCCCTTGGGGACCCCACAGAGGCAAGCACCAGAGGCACAG